From a single Brassica napus cultivar Da-Ae chromosome C9, Da-Ae, whole genome shotgun sequence genomic region:
- the BNAC09G06990D gene encoding uncharacterized protein BNAC09G06990D isoform X2: MAVSFPRLPRWLCGGGANTKKESKGSPPSLKKTIKSESSCSTTVKKAKKGWIGRGGEEEKMGNVVFPEPDDPEWSIGWVEPHGPGFKSEDDTGGGFVVLVPCYKKVMGGSGNQILNGFFSTAPDGKNMEQLLSSIRKL, from the exons ATGGCAGTCTCTTTTCCTCGTCTTCCGAGGTGGTTATGTGGTGGTGGTGCTAACACTAAGAAAGAGTCAAAAGGATCTCCTCCTTCACTGAAGAAGACTATTAAGTCTGAATCTTCTTGTTCTACTACGGTGAAGAAGGCTAAGAAAGGATGGATTGGGAGAGGAGGAGAGGAGGAGAAGATGGGGAATGTGGTGTTTCCTGAACCGGATGATCCAGAGTGGTCGATTGGTTGGGTTGAGCCACATGGACCAGGGTTTAAAAGTGAGGATGATACTGGTGGTGGGTTTGTGGTTCTCGTTCCTTGTTACAAGAAAGTTATGGGTGGTTCAGGGAATCAGATTCTGAATGGTTTCTTCTCTACAGCTCCTG ATGGGAAGAATATGGAACAGTTACTGTCGTCTATAAGGAAGCTATAA
- the BNAC09G06990D gene encoding uncharacterized protein BNAC09G06990D isoform X1 — MAVSFPRLPRWLCGGGANTKKESKGSPPSLKKTIKSESSCSTTVKKAKKGWIGRGGEEEKMGNVVFPEPDDPEWSIGWVEPHGPGFKSEDDTGGGFVVLVPCYKKVMGGSGNQILNGFFSTAPVKFVDGKNMEQLLSSIRKL, encoded by the exons ATGGCAGTCTCTTTTCCTCGTCTTCCGAGGTGGTTATGTGGTGGTGGTGCTAACACTAAGAAAGAGTCAAAAGGATCTCCTCCTTCACTGAAGAAGACTATTAAGTCTGAATCTTCTTGTTCTACTACGGTGAAGAAGGCTAAGAAAGGATGGATTGGGAGAGGAGGAGAGGAGGAGAAGATGGGGAATGTGGTGTTTCCTGAACCGGATGATCCAGAGTGGTCGATTGGTTGGGTTGAGCCACATGGACCAGGGTTTAAAAGTGAGGATGATACTGGTGGTGGGTTTGTGGTTCTCGTTCCTTGTTACAAGAAAGTTATGGGTGGTTCAGGGAATCAGATTCTGAATGGTTTCTTCTCTACAGCTCCTG TTAAATTTGTAGATGGGAAGAATATGGAACAGTTACTGTCGTCTATAAGGAAGCTATAA
- the LOC106415783 gene encoding putative U-box domain-containing protein 50, with translation MEEVQNHVFEEAAEGSATEKVYIAVGSDIQEGFKTIDWALKKWHNTPISIVLLHFCNILQDFVYTPFGKLPASSVSEEKLEVLRKYEDQKINKLLSKYVTFCGKLQVKAELLKVENQDDSIQMLILDLISSLKITKLVMGITFMRSSSSSSSWKSKSAISGSFYVYQNKPDFCEFYIICGGNMVMLKRDNDANNNIKSWIGKMFHDPGRNLDRSSSGNDDDSAGSGSPWDKNLQEMESYFQQLLSLNLEEDDVEETEEDDNEEEVEVALNVLQHMNVAEKLEYMRRKVNEAKLMIEENMREVKVNSERSDKAEWAISLCTCRIEELEAGVKQESERRKKLQMTLDSDKECIQEAKNDVEEGKTKLVSLGGLKEELTSKAKTMMEAKSEAEAELESVVLKKGEMVMEIEKLRNQRDIFNLRIEFCKEKEATGLDSKEEVKCGYREYVADDIKLATESYSDRLRLKSGGNWTNVYRGKIKHTTMAVKVIGDSLSDAEFGSKVKLLNEIRHPNLVAIAGFCPEKPKCILFEYMHNGNLRDNLFTSQRKSRRSKILTWHDRIRIAHQVCSGLGFLHSVKPKPIVHGRLTPSKILLDRNLVPKITGFGVIMHQTDTKPDVLAFGVLLLHLLTGRNWPGLLKAMSMNQASILRDLDQTAGKWPLELAKEFGGLAVKCSSVNRGGNIDFTTREIMQELGKIMEKANEFRITGGYEEATSSNINEADPNDIPSFFICPILQEVMKNPNVAADGLSYELEAIEEWLSMGHDTSPMTNLRLDHQVLTPNHTLRALIQDWHSKRAAQASS, from the exons ATGGAGGAAGTCCAGAACCATGTATTCGAAGAAGCAGCAGAAGGATCAGCAACGGAGAAAGTTTACATAGCTGTAGGAAGCGATATACAAGAAGGTTTCAAAACAATCGATTGGGCATTAAAGAAATGGCACAACACaccaatctccattgttcttcTCCATTTCTGCAACATTTTACAAGATTTCGTCTACACCCCTT TTGGAAAGCTTCCAGCGAGTTCTGTCAGCGAGGAGAAGCTTGAAGTACTCAGGAAATACGAGGACCAAAAGATCAACAAGTTGTTGTCCAAATACGTTACCTTTTGCGGAAAG TTACAGGTGAAAGCAGAGTTACTCAAGGTTGAGAATCAAGATGATTCTATACAAATGCTAATCTTAGATTTGATCTCAAGCCTCAAGATCACAAAACTAGTCATGGGAATCACTTTCATGagatcttcatcatcttcttcatcatggAAATCAAAGAGTGCTATAAGCGGATCGTTCTATGTATACCAAAACAAACCAGATTTTTGCGAGTTTTACATAATCTGTGGAGGCAATATGGTTATGCTAAAGAGGGACAACGATGCGAACAACAATATTAAAAGCTGGATTGGTAAGATGTTTCATGATCCTGGAAGAAATCTAGACCGTTCATCTAGCGGCAATGATGATGATTCAGCGGGTAGTGGAAGTCCATGGGATAAGAATTTGCAGGAGATGGAGAGTTATTTCCAGCAGTTATTGAGTTTGAATCTTGAGGAAGATGATGTggaagaaacagaagaagatgataatgaggaggaggtggaggtggCACTAAACGTGCTGCAACATATG AATGTAGCAGAGAAGTTAGAGTATATGAGAAGAAAAGTAAATGAAGCTAAGCTGATGATAGAGGAGAACATGAGAGAAGTCAAAGTCAACTCTGAGAGATCAGACAAAGCTGAATGGGCAATCTCTTTATGTACTTGCAGA ATTGAAGAGCTTGAAGCTGGGGTAAAACAAGAAAGcgagagacgaaagaaacttcaaaTGACGTTAGATTCTGATAAAGAATGCATCCAAGAAGCAAAGAACGACGTCGAAGAAGGCAAAACAAAGCTAGTTTCCCTTGGGGGGCTTAAAGAAGAGCTCACAAGCAAGGCTAAGACAATGATGGAGGCTAAGTCAGAAGCAGAAGCTGAGCTAGAGAGTGTTGTGTTAAAGAAAGGAGAGATGGTAATGGAGATTGAGAAACTTAGGAACCAAAGAGATATCTTCAACCTTAGGATTGAGTTTTGCAAAGAGAAAGAGGCCACAGGGTTGGACTCAAAGGAAGAAGTGAAGTGTGGGTATAGAGAGTATGTTGCAGATGATATCAAGTTAGCCACAGAGAGCTATTCTGATCGTTTGAGGTTAAAATCTGGTGGTAACTGGACGAATGTGTACCGAGGGAAGATTAAACACACAACAATGGCTGTAAAAGTGATTGGTGACAGTTTATCAGATGCGGAGTTTGGATCCAAAGTTAAGCTTTTGAATGAGATTAGGCATCCAAACTTGGTAGCTATTGCTGGGTTCTGTCCAGAGAAGCCAAAATGCATACTCTTTGAGTACATGCACAATGGAAACTTGAGGGATAATCTATTCACATCACAGAGGAAATCAAGAAGAAGCAAGATACTAACATGGCATGATAGGATACGCATAGCTCACCAGGTTTGCTCCGGACTTGGTTTTCTCCACTCGGTTAAGCCTAAACCAATCGTCCACGGCCGTCTAACGCCTTCTAAGATCCTCTTGGACCGTAACCTAGTACCGAAAATAACCGGGTTTGGAGTTATAATGCATCAGACTGATACAAAACCTGATGTGTTGGCTTTTGGTGTTTTGCTTCTGCATCTTTTAACCGGGAGGAACTGGCCTGGTTTGCTTAAGGCGATGTCGATGAACCAGGCGAGCATTCTAAGAGATTTGGATCAAACAGCTGGTAAGTGGCCGTTGGAGTTGGCTAAGGAGTTTGGTGGACTTGCGGTGAAGTGTTCTTCAGTTAACAGAGGAGGGAACATTGATTTTACAACTAGAGAGATAATGCAAGAGCTTGGTAAGATCATGGAGAAAGCTAATGAGTTTAGAATCACAGGAGGATATGAAGAAGCAACCAGTTCAAACATCAATGAAGCAGATCCAAATGACATACCAAGTTTTTTCATCTGTCCTATACTTCAG GAAGTGATGAAGAATCCAAATGTAGCAGCAGATGGGCTTTCGTATGAGCTTGAGGCTATAGAGGAGTGGCTAAGCATGGGACATGACACATCTCCTATGACGAATCTTAGACTGGATCATCAAGTTCTAACACCGAACCATACTCTTCGTGCTCTCATTCAAGACTGGCATAGCAAAAGAGCAGCACAAGCTTCCTcctaa
- the BNAC09G07010D gene encoding uncharacterized protein BNAC09G07010D, protein MATEPLIQGAIMLLAFAMFWALKYLSQQGLTKFRSKHRATLQTQRQLIQASRLLARARATTKKSQSQSLAKTALTEADDVIAISPDDAAGHIVRALALDLLGHHTAALKSFDTALTYPRLKSLSVGERADALVKRAEMKVAVNRRRRNDSAIEDLEEAVRLAAGTDTARIFRLLGECYEYKGLNEKAQWALSKH, encoded by the coding sequence ATGGCCACAGAACCACTCATCCAAGGAGCAATCATGCTGCTAGCCTTCGCTATGTTCTGGGCCCTCAAGTACCTCTCTCAACAAGGCCTAACCAAGTTCCGATCCAAACACCGAGCCACACTCCAAACCCAGCGTCAGCTCATCCAAGCCTCTCGCCTCCTCGCTCGAGCCCGAGCCACCACCAAGAAATCTCAATCTCAGTCCCTCGCCAAAACCGCGCTCACCGAAGCCGACGACGTGATCGCGATCTCTCCAGACGATGCCGCCGGCCACATAGTCCGCGCCTTGGCTCTGGATCTGCTCGGCCACCACACCGCCGCTCTCAAATCGTTCGATACGGCGCTGACTTATCCGCGGCTGAAGTCGCTGTCCGTGGGGGAACGAGCCGACGCGCTTGTGAAGAGAGCTGAGATGAAGGTTGCTGTGAATCGGCGGCGGAGAAATGATTCGGCGATCGAAGATCTGGAAGAGGCGGTTAGGCTCGCCGCCGGGACGGATACGGCGAGGATATTCCGTCTTTTGGGAGAGTGTTATGAGTACAAGGGCTTGAATGAAAAGGCCCAGTGGGCTTTATCGAAGCATTGA
- the LOC106411600 gene encoding UDP-glycosyltransferase 91B1-like — MKPVSILHSSSRLFIPLIITRNIINFTCQECNSAAICDCQMFKQKKKSFKEADTASLVSQRRDRQNMAEPNHKLHVTVFPWLALGHMIPYLQLSKLIATKGHTISFISTPRNIARLPKTPSINFVSLPLPHAVDNNLPENAESTTDVPETHIGYLKKAFDGLSEPFSEYLQASKPDWIVYDILHYWVPPIAEKLGVRRALFCTFNAASIIVINGPSSIMINGRDPRKTVEDLMDPPPWVPFETNVAYRPFEARRIMEYPTAGVTGAELNDSYRTGLAYAGSEVIAIRTCMELEPEWIQLLGEIQGKPVIPLGLLPAKATDDDVDDDIIEWLDRQRAKSVVYVALGTEVTVSEEEIQGLAHGLELCGLPFFWTIRKASVFLPDGFEERVKGRGVVRAEWAPQGRILSHGSVGGFVTHCGWGSVVEGLSFGVPLIMFPCNLDQPLVARMLAGMKIGQEIPRNERDGSFTSVSVAETIRQVVAEEEGKIYRGNAGSMQKKVFGDKRLQDQCVDSFIKFLENQRAGM; from the exons atgaaaccagtttctatactgcattCATCTTCAAGGTTGTTCATACCTTTAATAATCACACgtaacattattaattttacGTGTCAAGAGTGTAACTCAGCCGCCATTTGTGATTGCCAGATGTtcaaacagaagaagaagagctttAAAGAAGCCGACACGGCGTCGTTGGTTTCTCAAAGAAGAGACAGACAGAACATGGCCGAACCAAACCACAAGCTTCATGTAACAGTTTTCCCATGGCTAGCTTTAGGTCACATGATTCCTTACTTACAACTCTCCAAGCTCATAGCAACAAAAGGCCACACCATCTCCTTCATCTCCACGCCTCGTAAC ATCGCCCGTCTTCCCAAAACACCCTCCATAAACTTCGTTTCCTTACCGTTACCTCACGCCGTCGACAACAACCTCCCGGAGAACGCAGAGTCCACCACCGATGTCCCGGAGACTCACATCGGCTACCTCAAGAAAGCCTTCGACGGCCTCTCAGAACCTTTCTCCGAGTACTTACAAGCTTCCAAACCGGACTGGATAGTGTACGACATCTTGCACTATTGGGTCCCTCCTATCGCCGAGAAGCTAGGCGTGAGACGCGCCCTCTTCTGCACGTTCAACGCAGCTTCCATCATCGTCATAAACGGACCATCATCGATCATGATCAACGGTCGTGATCCACGCAAGACCGTGGAAGATCTCATGGACCCTCCACCGTGGGTCCCGTTTGAGACCAACGTAGCTTACCGTCCCTTTGAGGCTAGGAGGATCATGGAGTATCCCACGGCGGGTGTCACCGGTGCTGAGCTGAACGATAGCTATAGAACGGGTTTGGCTTACGCTGGCTCCGAGGTTATAGCGATTAGAACATGCATGGAGCTCGAACCTGAGTGGATTCAGTTGCTCGGTGAGATCCAGGGAAAGCCTGTGATTCCATTAGGTTTACTTCCGGCTAAAGCAACTGATGATGACGTGGATGATGATATCATAGAATGGTTAGATAGACAGAGAGCCAAGTCTGTGGTTTATGTAGCATTAGGAACTGAAGTGACGGTTAGTGAGGAAGAGATACAAGGTTTAGCTCATGGGTTGGAGCTTTGCGGGTTACCTTTCTTTTGGACCATAAGGAAAGCTTCTGTGTTTCTTCCGGATGGGTTTGAAGAGAGAGTCAAAGGCCGTGGGGTTGTTAGAGCAGAGTGGGCACCTCAGGGTAGGATTCTGAGCCACGGTTCAGTTGGTGGGTTTGTTACTCACTGTGGGTGGGGTTCAGTAGTTGAAGGGCTTAGCTTTGGTGTTCCTTTGATCATGTTTCCGTGTAACTTAGACCAGCCGCTAGTGGCTAGGATGCTCGCTGGGATGAAAATAGGCCAGGAGATTCCAAGGAATGAGCGAGACGGGTCGTTCACTAGTGTTTCTGTGGCGGAGACAATCAGACAGGTTGTTGCGGAGGAAGAAGGGAAGATCTATAGAGGCAATGCTGGATCAATGCAAAAGAAAGTATTTGGGGATAAGAGATTGCAAGATCAGTGTGTGGATAGTTTTATCAAGTTTCTGGAGAATCAAAGAGCGGGAATGTAg